A window of the Helianthus annuus cultivar XRQ/B chromosome 4, HanXRQr2.0-SUNRISE, whole genome shotgun sequence genome harbors these coding sequences:
- the LOC110933625 gene encoding mitochondrial carnitine/acylcarnitine carrier-like protein: MADVAKDLTAGTIGGAAQLIVGHPFDTIKVKLQSQPVPPPGQLPRYSGAIDTVKQTIAAEGPRGLYKGMGAPLATVAALNAVLFTVRGQMEALLRSEPGAPLNVNQQVVVGAGAGVVVAILATPTELVKCRWTPIKLGVNMLTRIHFTRIS, translated from the exons ATGGCGGATGTAGCAAAGGACTTAACCGCCGGAACAATAGGAGGGGCGGCACAGTTGATAGTTGGACATCCTTTTGATACCATCAAGGTCAAACTTCAAAGTCAACCCGTCCCTCCACCGGGTCAGCTCCCTAGATATTCTGGTGCAATAGATACCGTTAAACAAACAATAGCAGCAGAAGGTCCACGGGGTCTATACAAAGGCATGGGTGCCCCTCTTGCCACTGTGGCAGCTCTAAATGCTGTTCTGTTTACAGTTAGAGGGCAAATGGAAGCACTTTTGAGGTCTGAGCCCGGTGCACCCTTAAACGTGAACCAGCAGGTGGTTGTTGGAGCCGGTGCTGGAgttgttgttgccattttggCCACCCCAACTGAGTTAGTCAAGTGCAG GTGGACCCCCATAAAGCTTGGTGTTAACATGCTAACTCGGATCCATTTCACGAGAATCAGTTAG